GGGCAGCCGCCTGAAGAAGCCTTGCCATCTCGTGGATCTCATTCCCACGGTCTGCTATGTGACGGGACTGCCGGTACCCAACGGCGCGGAAGGCGCGGTACTGTATGGGGCACTGGAAGACCCGGAAGCCCCGTTCCATCAGATAGAACGCCTGGAAAAGTCGCTGGACAAGCTCGAAAACGCATTGAACAAGGAGAAGCGCCCCATTTGGGAGCATCATGATTGTATTTAACCCATGAAAACAACGCCCGCGCCGCTTTGCGCGGCGCGGGCGTCCGTTCCATGCAACCATTCGGGGGACAGCATGAAGTTTTTCGATCCCGGACGATTTCTGATTGGAGGCATCTTTCTCGCTTTTGGCCTATTCATGCTGCATCAGACCGTCATCTTTGAATGCTCATTTACGCCAGAACCGTTCAGCCTGCATCCCATGGATTTTCCCAGGGCAGTGCTTGTCCTCTGGTGTCTGCTTGCCGTCATCTATATCGTCGCTCCACGCGAACCCGTCGTCTTCATCCCTCTGAAGCATGTTGTCCCGCAACTGCTCAAGACGGTTCTGGCCATCATCTTCTTCATTCTCACCCTTCGCCATGTCGGTTTCGTTCTTTCCGGAATCCTCATGCTGCTCATGATCTTCTATGCGCTGGACTACCGAAGCTTCCGAAAGGGAATCCCCATTGCGGCATTTTCCATCGTACTGATCTGGGCCATTTTTGTGCATCTTCTTCAAATACCTCTGCCGCACTTTGCCCTGATGTAAGGAGGGGATATGGATGTCGTTCAATTGACGCTTGAGGCCTGCGCTCTTGTCTTTACGCCCCTGCCGCTCATCCTGCTGTTTTGTGGCGTCCTGTTCGGTACGCTTCTGGGGGCCCTGCCGGGGCTCGGTTCCATCCTGGCGCTGACAGTCTGTCTTCCGTTCACGCTCATGCTGGATCACATCCCTGCTTTTGCCCTGATGCTCGGAACCTATGTGGGCTCGCTCTACGGCGGCAGCATCGCTTCCATCCTTATCAATGTTCCCGGGACACCGCAGGCGGCGGCTACCAATCTGGACGGCTATCCCATGGCGCTTGCGGGCAAGGCCGCTGAAGCGCTGGGCTGGGTGACGGTATCTGCTGTGGCAGGGGGTATTTTTTCCTGTTTTGTGCTGGCTGCGGCTGCCGGCCCCCTGGCGCATCTTTCCAACAAGTATGCCGGACCTCTGGAAATCTGCGCACTGATTGCCATGGGGCTGGCATGTATCACCACCCTTTCCGAGGGGAACCTGATCAAGGGCCTGTTTTCCGGCTTATTCGGTGTGCTGCTCTCCACTGTGGGCATGGACCCCATCTCATCGGAACTTCGCTTCACCTTTGGCTTCATGAGCGTTGCCTCCGGGATCGACATGCTGCCTTTTATCATAGGGTTGTTCCCGCTCTCCGAAGTTTTCCACCGTATCTATGAGATATATACCCTGCCCGATTATGTGATTATCCAGTGCCACAAGATCCGTTTTCCCTCGCTGCGGGAATGGTTCGCCAGGAAATGGGTTACCCTGCGTTCCGCAGTCATTGGGACTTTCATCGGCATCCTGCCCGGCACCGGCGCATCGCCGGCGGCGTTCATCAGCTACTCCATGGCCCGCGAGGCATCATCCCATCCTGAAGATTTCGGCAAGGGGTCTGTGGAAGGGGTCATCGCCCCTGAAGCCAGCCATAATGCCGTGACCGGCGGCGCCATGGTACCGACTCTTGCGCTGGGCATTCCCGGTGACGCTGAAACAACGCTCATTCTTGCCACCCTGACCATCCACCAGATCACACCTGGCGTCCGCCTCATGCTGGACAACCCCGTCATGGTGCACAGCATTTTTTTCCTGCTTCTGATTGCCTACATAATGCTGACGGTAGCAGCCATCATCATGGTGCGCAGCTTTGGACGGCTCATTCGGCTGCCCAATGCTGTATTGCTGGGATTGATCATCGTCTTTTCCATGCTGGGAGCCTTTATCGCACGCAACAATTATTTCGACCTGCTCATAGCACTTGCCGTGGGCCTTGTGGCATTTGGTTTCCGTCTGGGCAATTTCCCCCTGGCTCCCGCCCTGGTAAGTTTCATCCTCGCGCCACAATTTGAATACCGTTATTCACAGGTCGCCATTTACCGTGCGGATACCCCCTGGCCGGTCTATCTTGCGGACCACCCTCTGGCCTGCATCTTTCTGGTCGTCGTCCTCTTCCTGCTGATCCGCCCTGTCGTGAAGAGCGTCAGAAAGTGGAGAGAGGTCCTTTCTCATCATAACGCTCCGTAATCCTTTCTCAGGAGGTGTTGATATGAGACGCGTATGTTTCCTGTGGACCCTGGCCTTCCTTTTCCTGTGCTCATGTCTTGCAGCGGGACTGCCCGGCCGTGCCTTGGCCGCGTACCCCGAGCGTACGATCACGATGATTATCCCCTTCGGCGCAGGCGGTGCAACGGACGTCATCGGCCGCTACATTGCCCTGCATCTGGGGAAGCGGCTGGGGCAGACCATCATCGTCAAAAATATCGCCGGATCCGGCGGCGTCATCGGGATGACGGAACTTGCCAAGTCCCGTCCTGACGGCTACACGATCGGCTTTTCCCCTGTGGCTCCCCTGATCATGCAGCCCAATTTCCGCAAGACCATGTATGATCTTTCCAGCTTCTGCTCCATCGCACGCGCCACGAACGAACCTCTGTTCCTGGAGGTTTCAGCGCAAAGCCCCATCAAGGACATGAAGGATCTGAAGAACGCTGTCCAGG
This is a stretch of genomic DNA from Desulfovibrio piger. It encodes these proteins:
- a CDS encoding tripartite tricarboxylate transporter permease, with translation MDVVQLTLEACALVFTPLPLILLFCGVLFGTLLGALPGLGSILALTVCLPFTLMLDHIPAFALMLGTYVGSLYGGSIASILINVPGTPQAAATNLDGYPMALAGKAAEALGWVTVSAVAGGIFSCFVLAAAAGPLAHLSNKYAGPLEICALIAMGLACITTLSEGNLIKGLFSGLFGVLLSTVGMDPISSELRFTFGFMSVASGIDMLPFIIGLFPLSEVFHRIYEIYTLPDYVIIQCHKIRFPSLREWFARKWVTLRSAVIGTFIGILPGTGASPAAFISYSMAREASSHPEDFGKGSVEGVIAPEASHNAVTGGAMVPTLALGIPGDAETTLILATLTIHQITPGVRLMLDNPVMVHSIFFLLLIAYIMLTVAAIIMVRSFGRLIRLPNAVLLGLIIVFSMLGAFIARNNYFDLLIALAVGLVAFGFRLGNFPLAPALVSFILAPQFEYRYSQVAIYRADTPWPVYLADHPLACIFLVVVLFLLIRPVVKSVRKWREVLSHHNAP
- a CDS encoding tripartite tricarboxylate transporter TctB family protein, with the protein product MKFFDPGRFLIGGIFLAFGLFMLHQTVIFECSFTPEPFSLHPMDFPRAVLVLWCLLAVIYIVAPREPVVFIPLKHVVPQLLKTVLAIIFFILTLRHVGFVLSGILMLLMIFYALDYRSFRKGIPIAAFSIVLIWAIFVHLLQIPLPHFALM